One window of the Glycocaulis alkaliphilus genome contains the following:
- a CDS encoding ABC transporter permease has protein sequence MSSLKRVPALSILLAFAALVCLVIMVFGDALSGHDHRAMNLDLRLAPPLTGGHLLGTDELGRDVLARLLTGLRWSVATALSATFIAFVIGTTFGLVAARGQSALGGVMRLLTTFTQAFPPFVLAVTVIAVMGDAGFFSIVLTLGLVTWPVFSRVVYAEARSLFEREHVLAAEMTGMPAIRLFVRHVLPGLIPSLSVLVVFHFADMIVAESALSFLGIGAPLGAATWGAMLSESRGYMLSAPWLTLSPALAMVAIIVCAHALGQHLRNANR, from the coding sequence ATGAGCTCTCTGAAGCGCGTTCCGGCCTTAAGCATCCTTCTGGCGTTTGCGGCGCTGGTATGCCTCGTCATCATGGTGTTTGGCGACGCGCTGTCCGGCCATGACCACAGGGCGATGAATCTGGATTTGCGTCTGGCTCCGCCGCTGACCGGCGGGCATCTGCTCGGCACGGACGAGCTGGGGCGCGATGTGCTGGCCCGCCTGCTTACGGGCCTGCGCTGGTCGGTTGCTACCGCGCTCAGCGCCACTTTCATCGCCTTTGTCATCGGCACCACGTTCGGGCTGGTGGCGGCCCGCGGACAGTCGGCGCTGGGCGGCGTCATGCGCCTGCTGACTACGTTTACACAAGCCTTCCCGCCCTTCGTGCTGGCGGTGACCGTGATCGCGGTCATGGGCGATGCCGGCTTCTTCTCCATAGTGCTGACGCTGGGGCTGGTAACGTGGCCGGTATTTTCCCGCGTGGTCTATGCCGAGGCGCGCAGCCTGTTCGAGCGCGAGCATGTGCTGGCCGCCGAAATGACGGGGATGCCCGCCATCCGCCTCTTCGTGCGCCATGTCCTGCCCGGCCTGATACCCAGCCTGTCGGTGCTGGTCGTGTTTCACTTTGCCGACATGATCGTGGCCGAGAGCGCGCTGTCTTTCCTGGGGATCGGCGCACCGCTGGGGGCTGCGACATGGGGCGCGATGCTGTCTGAAAGCCGGGGCTATATGCTGTCGGCGCCCTGGCTGACGCTCTCTCCGGCTCTGGCGATGGTGGCGATTATCGTCTGTGCGCATGCTTTGGGCCAGCATCTCAGGAATGCGAACCGATGA
- a CDS encoding ABC transporter permease produces MSALRGLRDLAFVLFATMTVLFFLLRLTGDPAIVLAGEGASPAQVEAIRAEYGFDEPILIQYFIYAGKLLTLDFGVSLADGTPALEKALISFPATLFLAFMALCVNLMISLPTGLWLGQARKGMARRGVRGLITVMQGFPGFVIALLMINIFAVALEWLPTVGFGGPATWILPTLSVVSFLAPKLIRVVEANTYAALTSNYVRTAKASGAPDNVILWRHVAPNALLGAIALVGAEFAFMLTGLVVIETIFAWPGIGWLLVQSTLSLDFPVVQAVVFLMVLGVFATNALAEQLQATLDPRIGNARGAG; encoded by the coding sequence GTGTCTGCCCTTAGAGGACTGCGTGATCTGGCCTTCGTCCTGTTCGCGACGATGACGGTGCTGTTCTTTCTGCTGCGCCTGACGGGCGATCCGGCGATCGTGCTGGCGGGTGAGGGGGCCTCGCCTGCGCAGGTTGAAGCGATCCGCGCCGAATATGGCTTCGATGAGCCGATCCTGATCCAGTATTTCATTTATGCCGGCAAGCTGCTGACCCTGGATTTCGGGGTGTCGCTGGCTGATGGCACACCGGCGCTGGAAAAGGCGCTCATCTCCTTTCCTGCCACCCTGTTTCTCGCCTTCATGGCGCTCTGCGTGAACCTGATGATCTCCCTTCCGACCGGGCTCTGGCTGGGACAGGCCCGCAAGGGCATGGCGCGGCGTGGCGTGAGGGGGCTCATCACCGTGATGCAGGGCTTTCCCGGCTTCGTCATCGCGTTGTTGATGATCAATATTTTCGCCGTCGCGCTGGAATGGCTGCCGACGGTCGGCTTTGGCGGGCCGGCAACCTGGATACTGCCGACCCTGTCGGTCGTGTCCTTCCTGGCGCCCAAGCTGATCCGGGTGGTCGAAGCCAACACCTATGCGGCGCTGACCTCTAACTATGTGCGCACAGCCAAGGCGAGCGGCGCGCCAGACAATGTGATCCTGTGGCGGCATGTGGCGCCGAACGCGCTTCTGGGCGCTATCGCGCTGGTGGGGGCGGAGTTTGCCTTCATGCTGACCGGCCTGGTGGTGATTGAAACCATCTTCGCCTGGCCGGGCATTGGTTGGCTGCTGGTCCAGTCCACGCTCAGCCTCGACTTTCCGGTGGTTCAGGCCGTCGTGTTCCTGATGGTGCTTGGCGTGTTCGCCACCAACGCTCTGGCAGAGCAGCTTCAGGCCACGCTGGACCCGCGCATCGGCAATGCCAGGGGGGCGGGGTGA
- a CDS encoding MFS transporter, producing the protein MSALAIAVAIAMCVLDASIANIALPALVSAFDAPPSRMIWAVNAYQLTILALLLPMAALGESIGFRRVYGAGLAIFVAGAGLCALAPDASFLIAARVFQGIGAAAIMSINGALVRHTYPVSMLGRGVGLNALVVAASAAAGPAVAAGILSVADWRWLFAFNVPIGLGALALAVWALPGATASRARFDWAGAALNAAAFVLLFLGIDKGLHGHPAGWVMALSGLTLLAALVWRARAHPAPLVPVDLLRIRSMALAASAAVTAFMAQALTMIALPFLMHVVFGRSLVETGLMMVAWPVATGMAASFSGSLTGRVPAGLFGGVGMTVFAAALAAWAFMPASAPPALLVAALASCGIGFGLFQSPNARDILMAAPRGRSGGASGLLASGRLAGQTAGAVVMGGMFHFAGDNAPRLALGLAAVFALLAAAISLAKLGGAPQRR; encoded by the coding sequence GCGCTTTTGACGCGCCGCCATCACGCATGATCTGGGCGGTCAATGCCTACCAGCTAACCATACTCGCGCTCCTGCTTCCCATGGCCGCGCTGGGCGAGAGCATCGGATTCCGCCGCGTATACGGAGCGGGACTGGCCATCTTCGTTGCGGGTGCCGGTTTATGCGCGCTGGCGCCTGATGCCAGCTTCCTGATCGCCGCCCGGGTTTTTCAGGGCATCGGCGCAGCCGCCATCATGAGCATTAATGGCGCTCTGGTGCGCCACACCTATCCCGTCTCCATGCTGGGGCGCGGGGTCGGGCTGAACGCGCTGGTAGTGGCGGCATCTGCCGCTGCCGGGCCAGCCGTGGCGGCCGGCATATTGTCGGTGGCAGACTGGCGCTGGCTGTTTGCCTTCAACGTGCCGATCGGCCTAGGCGCGCTAGCCCTCGCTGTCTGGGCCCTGCCCGGTGCGACGGCCAGCCGGGCGCGGTTCGACTGGGCGGGCGCAGCGCTCAATGCGGCGGCCTTCGTGTTGCTCTTCCTGGGTATCGACAAGGGACTGCACGGCCACCCCGCAGGCTGGGTCATGGCCCTTTCAGGGCTGACCCTTCTGGCCGCGCTGGTCTGGCGCGCCCGCGCCCACCCTGCCCCGCTCGTGCCGGTGGATCTGTTGCGTATCCGGTCTATGGCCCTTGCGGCCAGCGCAGCGGTAACGGCTTTCATGGCCCAGGCGCTGACGATGATCGCCCTGCCCTTCCTCATGCACGTCGTGTTCGGCCGCTCTCTGGTGGAAACAGGGCTGATGATGGTGGCCTGGCCGGTAGCAACCGGCATGGCAGCCAGCTTCAGCGGTTCGCTTACCGGGCGCGTGCCTGCCGGACTGTTCGGCGGCGTGGGCATGACCGTGTTTGCGGCAGCCCTTGCCGCGTGGGCTTTCATGCCCGCCTCGGCTCCGCCTGCCCTGCTGGTAGCCGCGCTGGCAAGCTGCGGTATAGGCTTTGGCCTGTTCCAGAGCCCCAATGCCCGCGACATACTGATGGCTGCGCCGCGCGGGCGCAGCGGCGGGGCCAGCGGCCTGCTGGCCTCCGGGCGGCTTGCTGGTCAAACGGCCGGCGCTGTGGTGATGGGCGGCATGTTTCACTTCGCAGGCGACAATGCGCCCCGGCTGGCGCTGGGCCTTGCGGCGGTCTTCGCCCTGCTGGCCGCCGCGATCAGTCTGGCAAAGCTTGGCGGCGCGCCTCAGCGGCGCTGA
- a CDS encoding ABC transporter ATP-binding protein, which yields MSTPLLQIRDLVIDYGKGESRFRALHGCSFDLEPGQVMAVVGESGSGKSSLVRAVAGLVAPASGEMLLDGQALPPLRKRPPETRRIIQMVFQDPGASLNPLHRVHAIIEEPLLVTGYGDAARRAVRVAELMEMTQLSTDLARRRPRELSGGQKQRVAIARALAMEPRLLIADEALSALDFTTQDHVSRLLSDLRRDLNLAMLFVSHDMRSVRRMADDVCVIEKGHVVEQGAVSDVLYNPKSAYTRLLLAAALNPRAALSDPRLAEALENGEAVSEEALKGVMDIIRGGALMGDAR from the coding sequence ATGAGCACTCCCTTGCTTCAGATACGCGATCTGGTGATCGACTACGGAAAGGGCGAGAGCCGTTTCCGGGCGCTGCATGGCTGCTCGTTCGACCTTGAACCGGGACAAGTCATGGCGGTGGTGGGCGAGTCCGGATCGGGCAAATCCTCGCTTGTCCGCGCTGTGGCCGGGCTGGTGGCGCCTGCTTCGGGAGAGATGCTGCTGGATGGACAGGCCCTGCCACCCTTGCGCAAGCGTCCCCCAGAGACGCGGCGTATCATCCAGATGGTCTTTCAGGACCCCGGCGCCAGCCTCAACCCGCTGCACCGCGTCCATGCCATTATCGAGGAACCCCTGCTGGTCACGGGCTATGGCGATGCGGCGCGCCGTGCGGTTCGCGTGGCCGAGCTGATGGAGATGACCCAGCTTTCCACTGACCTTGCCCGCCGCCGGCCACGCGAATTGTCGGGCGGGCAGAAGCAGCGCGTGGCGATTGCCCGCGCGCTGGCCATGGAGCCGCGCCTGCTGATCGCCGACGAAGCGCTGTCGGCGCTGGACTTCACGACGCAGGACCATGTCTCGCGCCTCCTGTCGGACCTGCGCCGCGATCTGAACCTTGCCATGCTGTTTGTCTCCCACGACATGCGCAGCGTGCGGCGCATGGCCGACGATGTATGCGTCATTGAGAAGGGCCATGTGGTCGAACAGGGGGCGGTGAGCGACGTGCTCTATAATCCGAAATCGGCCTATACGCGGCTTTTGCTCGCGGCGGCCCTCAATCCGCGCGCCGCGCTGTCCGATCCGCGCCTTGCCGAGGCGCTGGAGAACGGAGAAGCGGTATCGGAGGAGGCCCTTAAAGGCGTGATGGACATCATCCGGGGCGGCGCGCTGATGGGAGATGCACGATGA
- a CDS encoding ABC transporter ATP-binding protein, whose protein sequence is MSQLASSAPPSLGVNGLRITAGDNVLVPGLSLTIGRGEILGMVGASGSGKTISAFSLARLLPEALTQTGEISLEGERIDLLSEAQMRQVRGGRIGMVFQDPLSSFNPLRTVGSILVESICRHQGLPARQARELAIETLATMRLPGRDASVDAYPHMLSGGQRQRAMIGLALVNQPALIIADEPTTALDPTVQLQILALLRHQASSAACLFITHDIGAASAICDRLAVMNEGVIVEEGPTDQLLSSPVHPFTRELLSHAPGGARFR, encoded by the coding sequence ATGAGCCAGCTTGCCTCATCCGCGCCGCCCTCGCTCGGCGTCAACGGCCTGCGCATCACTGCAGGTGACAATGTGCTCGTGCCCGGTCTCTCCCTGACCATCGGCCGGGGCGAGATACTGGGCATGGTCGGCGCGTCCGGCTCCGGCAAGACGATCTCGGCCTTCTCCCTTGCCCGGCTGCTGCCCGAGGCGCTCACTCAGACTGGCGAAATCAGCCTGGAAGGCGAGCGCATCGACCTTCTGTCCGAAGCGCAGATGCGCCAGGTCCGGGGCGGGCGCATCGGCATGGTGTTTCAGGACCCGCTATCCTCTTTCAACCCGCTGCGCACCGTGGGTTCGATACTGGTGGAGTCGATCTGCCGGCATCAGGGCCTGCCCGCCAGACAGGCGCGCGAACTGGCCATCGAGACGCTGGCCACCATGCGGCTTCCGGGCCGCGATGCGTCAGTGGATGCCTATCCCCATATGCTGTCGGGCGGACAGCGCCAGCGCGCGATGATCGGGCTGGCGCTCGTCAACCAGCCAGCCCTGATTATCGCCGATGAGCCGACGACCGCTCTCGACCCTACGGTCCAGCTGCAGATACTGGCCCTGCTGCGCCATCAGGCTTCAAGTGCGGCCTGCCTGTTCATCACCCATGATATTGGCGCGGCATCGGCCATCTGTGACCGGCTGGCCGTGATGAATGAAGGCGTGATCGTGGAGGAGGGGCCAACCGATCAGCTGCTCTCCTCGCCCGTTCATCCGTTTACCCGCGAGCTGCTCTCGCATGCCCCGGGAGGCGCGCGTTTCCGATGA
- a CDS encoding ABC transporter substrate-binding protein yields the protein MRWLLALCAVACLALAACSDAGSSAGDEQVLRVGVASLPASLGNPYRGNGRPGSLLWHAIFDGLTRLDFDGDPEPALAVEWELVSPSVWRFTLREGVRYSNGRPFDADAVVEVFEWLATPEGRRNLIGIEMRDIVAVRAIDALTVEFETANPDPVLPRRLVTVNMVEPRALQEIGLDAYSRAPVGTGAFIMTRWDQRRRHLTLERNSDSWRASSLDRLVFLELPSSAGRTQALLSGDVDLALIDLEEMDRLERGGFPILSTPSMQVKAYTFRVEGSSENSPIRDVRVRQALNYAVDKDAISALLPGGAIPSGQPAPRGVFGHDPSIEPYPYDPERARALLAEAGWPDGFELTMEVLTDAAPGDDLMTQAVAEYWRLVGVNTRLRIVTLPEYLNRLLTNNWRGDAFALSWNSFQYNDITRAMNDFSCGRFVPYFCDEAITAEFQAARVLHDEDARREAYHALARAYREAAPSVFLVEHRDLFAYGPHVEGVQIRHRVPVYEEITLQRR from the coding sequence ATGAGATGGCTGCTGGCTCTCTGTGCCGTCGCCTGCCTGGCACTGGCCGCCTGCTCGGATGCGGGCAGCAGCGCCGGTGACGAACAGGTATTGCGCGTCGGGGTGGCGTCTCTCCCGGCCAGTCTTGGCAATCCCTATCGCGGCAATGGCCGTCCCGGCTCGTTGCTGTGGCATGCCATTTTTGACGGGCTGACCCGGCTTGATTTCGATGGCGATCCGGAACCCGCACTTGCGGTGGAGTGGGAGCTGGTTTCGCCCAGCGTGTGGCGCTTCACCCTGCGCGAAGGGGTGCGTTACTCCAACGGGCGGCCTTTCGACGCCGACGCCGTGGTGGAGGTGTTTGAGTGGCTCGCGACACCGGAGGGGCGGCGCAATCTGATCGGCATTGAAATGCGCGACATCGTGGCGGTGCGCGCGATTGATGCGCTGACCGTGGAGTTTGAAACCGCAAACCCCGATCCCGTTCTGCCGCGCCGTCTGGTGACGGTGAACATGGTGGAGCCGCGCGCCCTGCAGGAGATCGGCCTGGATGCCTATAGCCGCGCGCCGGTGGGCACAGGCGCGTTCATCATGACCCGCTGGGACCAGCGCCGCCGCCATCTGACGCTGGAGCGCAATTCCGATAGCTGGCGCGCATCCTCACTGGACCGGCTCGTGTTTCTGGAGCTGCCGAGCTCGGCTGGCCGCACCCAGGCGCTTCTCTCCGGCGATGTCGATCTGGCCCTGATTGATCTGGAGGAGATGGACAGGCTGGAGCGCGGCGGATTTCCCATTCTCTCCACCCCGTCCATGCAGGTGAAGGCCTACACTTTCCGCGTCGAGGGCAGCAGCGAGAATTCGCCCATTCGCGATGTGCGGGTGCGTCAGGCGCTCAATTATGCCGTCGACAAGGACGCGATCTCCGCGCTTCTGCCGGGCGGTGCGATCCCCTCCGGCCAGCCAGCACCGCGCGGCGTGTTTGGCCATGATCCCTCGATTGAGCCTTACCCCTACGATCCCGAACGCGCGCGCGCTCTGCTCGCAGAAGCGGGATGGCCGGACGGGTTTGAACTGACGATGGAAGTGCTGACCGATGCGGCGCCGGGCGATGATCTGATGACGCAGGCTGTGGCCGAGTACTGGCGTCTGGTGGGTGTGAACACCCGGCTGCGCATTGTCACCCTGCCAGAGTATCTAAACCGGCTGCTGACCAATAACTGGCGCGGCGATGCCTTTGCCCTGTCCTGGAACAGCTTTCAGTACAATGACATCACCCGTGCGATGAATGATTTTTCCTGCGGGCGTTTCGTGCCGTATTTCTGCGACGAAGCGATCACGGCAGAGTTTCAGGCCGCTCGCGTGCTGCATGACGAAGATGCCCGGCGTGAGGCGTATCACGCGCTGGCGCGCGCCTACCGGGAGGCTGCGCCGTCCGTCTTTCTGGTGGAGCACCGCGACCTGTTCGCCTACGGCCCGCATGTGGAGGGCGTGCAGATACGCCACCGCGTGCCGGTCTATGAAGAGATCACGCTTCAGCGCCGCTGA